GTGCTACacaaaacctttgcaaataataCTTTTCAGTAGTGTTGCACCTCCTTAGTCACTTGCCCCCAGCGCCTTCTGTCTTGTCTTCAactaatcagctgcttccctGATTGATTGACATGCtagcagccagtaacatgaccctgAAAGACAGGGGGTGACCCAAGAAGTGTAACAGCTATCCTGAAAATAAGGCTTcaaaactgagaactttcttttcACCTAATGTAGTAACAggtgatgttttaaaatgcaaacacgTGTGTCCTAAATGTGTCAAAAGGCACATTTGAGGGCTGTAATGAATGGAAGTCATTGTTAGCGAATCAGTGTAAATGATCCGATGGCGAAAGCGTTGACTTTCATCAGAGAGGTATCAATAGGGACCCAATCCTGaactgaacaccccctgcctgccactGAAACCTGCACAACAGTGTGCCTTTATTCAGCATCCTATCAAAATCTGCTGCCTTGTTACTGACCCCAGATTGCACCAGGGAATTGCATAATACATTTCAGGGGGCATTGTTGTAACTAGGGCTGTGGTTTTATCATggtaaaaaacaatattattttacgCTGTAAAATAGGTGTTTCAAGATATGTCACTATTAAACTTAACACAAAAgatcataaataaaatgtaataaataacacCAGACACATGAAGTGCCCCCTTCTTGTACCAGATAGAGTGATCTATAGCAGAAAGATCTTTTTCACTGAAGACGTTTGAAGAAATGGTGCAGCTCTAtacagtgtgtgttcaatcatttaccggaagcaaactaaaccggctgccaggttcctaaacgCAGAGTGACagtcaataaggcaaatgtttgctgtatttatttgaagTGATTTACACTATTGtttctgaaatgtgaatttccatggggaactacatattaaaCAATACAGGCTTAGCGATAGCAAATTAAACAATGATCCCTCATTTACCATGCGCCCACTCCCTCCCCTCCCAATGCCCCACTCTCCCGTCCAGCATTAGCCCTGCACCAGTCCTGGCGTTCAGAACTACCCTCAATTACATTATTCAAATAATCAGCAGCTTGGTGTTCATAAATTTCTCCTCCTTTATATCTGCATGAACTCGTCCTACTAGCAAGCCTATAGATCTAGCGTGACTTAATCATGCTGTGATGAGAATTGTGACTAGTTcattcagagcagatttaccacGGTGCAATATGCTAAAACGAGTTCTGGAACCCAGGGCTGGGAGCAGTAGGGCTTGTGGGAATTTCCAGTCCTGCTCCCTTACTCCCAACTCCCCTCCCTGTATCACATTCCCTTCCACACCCCACTCCCCCTCTGGTTGCTGTCTCCTATATCATGCACTCTCTATATCCCACTCCCCTACTCCAAACCACTGGTGCACCAGATCCAACTCAAGGTCTAAATGAGTTCAATCACTTGTTGGGATACATAGGTTGGAATGGATCACGAGAGTTGGGCAATGTGCACCCCTTCCCTTCCCAGTCCCCAGGCAACATGCACCCCTCCCTTCCCGTCCCCCGGTTGCTCTCACCTGATCCAGACTATCCCTGCTCACCTGAGCGATGCTGTCCCTCATGGTGGGCGAACGCTGCCTCCTAGTGGTGGTCGTGGCCATGGTCGTTGTGGTCTCCATGATTGTGGTGGACATGTCAGCTAGTGGGGTGGTGGACGTGGTGTCGGTGGTCAGGACCGAGGGCACCTCCCCGACCAGCCGCAGGTTCCCCTCGGCCCGCACATTGGGGTCCCCCTCCGCGGCCAGCTTGAGGACCTGCAGGCCATTGTAGTACAGCCCCGAGATCTGACCCTGGAAGGGACGGCCCCTGTCCCGACCCCCAATGTTAATCGCAGCCTGGCTGTTAAAGATGGTCAGCTGCcgtcctagagagagagagagagagagagagagagagagagagagagagagagagagagagagagagagagagagagagagagagagagagcaaggggGAAAGAGGCGCGTTAGAATCGCACTGGCAATGGAATTGATTTtaagccagttaaaaaaaaaaacaattttcttacctcttattagcattattatcAGATAAAGATAATCatggctttaaaatcaatttgttaCCTTACTAGCAGTAGCAAGATCACTGCCTCCCCTTTTCTTACGTTGAAAAGGTTGTTATATCTTTGAATTCAAGGCATATGTTTCAAGCACATTGCCTCCACACTTCCAGATGCATCCTGCTTCCTTATCACTGCATGTGTCGCAGTTCAAACTCCAGTGCTTTAGTGGCAATCAAATTGTGTCAATAGAATTATGTAGAAA
This genomic interval from Polyodon spathula isolate WHYD16114869_AA unplaced genomic scaffold, ASM1765450v1 scaffolds_1712, whole genome shotgun sequence contains the following:
- the LOC121310081 gene encoding neurexin-2-beta-like produces the protein MGLTDLGEKKWQFSPGTQDSPDKLGNFDSERLAIARQRIPYRLGRVVDEWLLDKGRQLTIFNSQAAINIGGRDRGRPFQGQISGLYYNGLQVLKLAAEGDPNVRAEGNLRLVGEVPSVLTTDTTSTTPLADMSTTIMETTTTMATTTTRRQRSPTMRDSIAQVSRDSLDQNTDDLLVASAECPSDDEDLEECEPGTGESISGVLFPSSPSLTLAPPLCSGCSSDWRGQSWF